In Polaribacter pacificus, the genomic window GACAGCATTGGTAAAAGCAGTTAAAAATATAGAAACTGCATTACAACATCCAATTGATAAAAATGACAATTCTAAATTCACTGATTTAAAACAAATCTTTGAAAAATCGTTAGCAATTAATAAAGATTTAAAAAAAGGAGATATAATTACTTTTTCTGATTTAGAAACAAAAAAGCCAAAAGGTTATGGTATTTTAGCTAGTGAATATGAAAAGATTCTAGGAAAAAAACTCAATAAGGATTTAACTCAATGGAGTTTTTTAAATGATAAAGATTTAATTAAATAAAATAATAACTCTTTTTATGACAGTAAAACAACTTTCCAAGATATATTATAAACACTTCTCAAAGCTGAATGGTAATGAACATATTGCTAGTGTTTATGGTATTGAGGTAATTTTAAATTTAATAGCCAAATACAAACCAAAAAATATTTTAGAATTAGGTTTAGGGATTGGTTCAATTTCTTATTCAATTATTGATTTTTTGTCAACAAGTAACAAAGATTATAATTATTACGGTACGGAAAATAATGAATTTTGTTTACAAGTATTACCAACTAATTTAAAAGAAAAATACGATAAAATAAATTTATTCAACGAGTTTAAAAATATTCCAACAAATTTGAAATTTGATTTTATAATTATTGATGGGTCCGATAAGTCTTTAGCACAAATAAAAAAGAGTGTTTCTAATAGAGCTATTATTTTTATTGAAGGGTATAGAATTGATCAAGTAAATTTCATAAAATCTATTTTCCCAAAAAGTATTTATACAAGTGTTATTTCTGACTTTAAAAATCCCAAACATGGCCCATTTGATAGTGATAAATGGTCTGGTGGCGGGCAACTGATTTTTGTTAATCCTTCATTTCAGCAAAAAATGCATAGATTTTATTTAAGGCTATTAACTTCTTTTAAGTATAAAATAACTAGAAAACTAAGATGAAAAAAATATGCGTAGTAGTTACTGCAAGACCTTCTTATAGTAGAATAAAGACTGCATTAACAGCAATACAAAAACATCCCAAATTAGAATTACAATTGGTCATTGCAGGTTCTGCATTGCTTGGTCGTTACGGTAATGCTATTGATTTTATAGAAAAAGATGGTTTTGAGATAGCTGAGAAAGTTTTTATGGTCTTAGAAGGTGAAAACCCTACTTCAATGGCAAAAACAACAGGTTTAGGGGTTATGGAGTTAGCAAATGTTTTTTACAAGCTTCAGCCAGATGCAGTAGTTACAATTGCAGATCGATTTGAAACCATTGCGACAAGTATTGCCGCTTCTTATCAAAACATCCCTTTGATTCATATTCAAGGTGGAGAAGTTACAGGAAATATTGATGAAAAGGTGCGGCATGCCAATACAAAATTAGCAGATTTGCATTTGGTTGCCTCAGAAGATGCGAAAGAACGTGTTTTAAAAATGGGAGAAAACCCAGAAATGGTTTTTAATACCGGTTGTCCATCCATTGATTTGGCAAAAGAAATAAAAGAAAACCCAAAATTAGACTTCAATCCAATTGAAAAATACGGTGGAGTTGGTGAAGTTATAGATTGGAAAAATGGATATTTAGTGGTCATGCAGCATCCAGTTACAACAGAATATACATCAGCAAGACAAGATGTTTTAAAAACTTTAGAAGCCATACATGAATTAAATATTCCAACATTTTGGTTTTGGCCTAATGTAGATGCAGGTTCTGATGGAACCTCAAACGGGATCCGATATTTTAGAGAAACAGTAAAACCAAAAAATATCCATTTCTTTAAAAATATGGAACCCAATGATTTTTTAAGATTGTTGGTAAACAGCAAATGCTTAGTCGGTAATTCTAGTGTTGGTATAAGAGAATGTTCATATTTAGGGGTTCCTGTTGTCAATATTGGAACCAGACAAAACAGACGACAAAGAGGTTCTAATGTTTTAGATACGATTTATGACAAAAATGAAATTATAAAAGCAATAGAAAATAGAATTTCATCTAAGAGTATTGTTTCGTCAACCATTTATGGCGATGGAAATTCTGGAGAAATGATTGCTGATGTGTTGGCCGAAACAAATTTGACTTTTCATAAAACAATTATGTATTAATGAAAATTTTAGCAATCATACCCGCAAGAGGAGGTTCTAAAGGGGTTCCAAGAAAGAATATTAAATTATTAAATGGCAAGCCTTTATTAGAATACACAGCTAAGGTTGCGTTAAAATCTAGCTTGTTATCTAAAGTGATTGTAAGTACAGATGATGATGAAATTATTTCTGTAGCAAAAAAGTTAGAATTAGAAGTCCCTTTTAAAAGACCTATAGATTTAGCTGCAGATACTTCATCTTCTTTATCTGTTATTCTTCATGCTTTAGCGTATTTTGAATCTAAAAGTATCTATTTTGATGCGGTCTGTTTACTACAAGTAACGAGTCCTTTTAGAACCGTCGAATTCTTGGATGCAGCAATCCAAAAATTTATAAATAGCGATGCAGATTCATTAGTGTCTGTACAAGAGGTACCACATGAATACAATCCACATTGGACTTTTGAATTAGATAAAAATCAACATTTAAAAATTGCGACTGGGGAATCTACAATTATAAGTCGAAGGCAAGACTTGCCAATTGCATACCATAGAGATGGAAGTATTTATATTACGAAAACAAACATATTAAAAGAACAAAATTCTTTATTTGGAAATAAAATAGCACACTTGGTTTCACCAAAAGAGTTTTATGTCAATATCGATACGATGGATGATTGGAGTAAAGCAGAAGTAATGGTAAAGCGTTTAAAATTGTAAAATAATATGTGTGGTATTTCTGGGATAATAGGCAGTGGTTTTAATCGTGATTTACTATCGAAAATGATAGAAATCCAACAGCATAGAGGACCAGATAGTTCTGGTGAATATGTTAGGGATGGAGCCTGCTTGGGCCATAATAGATTGTCAATAATAGACCTGTCAGAAGCAGCCAATCAGCCTTTTTTTGATACTACAGAGCGATACATAATCGTTTTTAATGGTGAAATTTATAACTATTTAGAATTAAAATCAGAATTAGAGTACAATTTTAAAACGAATTCAGATACAGAAGTTCTTTTAGCGGCCTATATTAAATGGGGAAAAGATTGTTTACATAAATTAAATGGAATGTTTTCGTTTGCAATTTGGGATTCAACCGAGAAAAAACTTTTTGCTGCTCGAGATAGATTTGGTGTAAAACCTCTTTATTATCACCACTCAGAAGAAACTTTCTACTTTGCTTCAGAAATCAAAACATTACATGCTGCTGGTGTTCAAAAAGCACCAAATGAAAAAGTTTGGGCAAGTTATTTTGTTTATGGAAGTTATGGAATGCCCAACGAAACTTTTTGGAAAGATATACATCAATTACCAGGAGGTCACTGGTTAGAATTTGAGAACAATCAAATTAAAATTGAAAAGTGGTACGTATTTGAAGAAGAAATAAAAAAGTATCAAAAAAAGAAAAGTTATGATGCCGTAAAATCTGAATACACAGCTCTGTTAAAAGATAGCATAGAACTAAGGTTTCGATCAGATGTTCCTGTCGGGTTTAATGTGAGTGGGGGCTTGGATAGCTCGGCTCTTTTAGCTTTTGTAAATCTACTTGGCAAGGAAAAAAGCAACATTAATGCCTATACATTTTTTACAAATGATAAACGTTATGATGAGCTTCCTTGGGTAGAAGAAATGATTTCACTCACAAAAAATCCACTAAAAAGGGTTTTATTACAAGCAAAAGAAGTTAAGGAATTAGCAAAAAAAATAAACAGTTATCAAGATGAACCTTATGGAGGCTTACCAACCTTAGCCTATTCAAAAATATTCCAAAAAGCAAGAGAGGATGGTGTTTTGGTTTTGTTAGACGGTCAAGGAATGGATGAGCAATGGGCAGGCTATGATTATTATGTAAAAAAAACAGGAAGTTTAATTCAAGGCGTCAACAGATCTCCATTTCGTAAAAATGTCCTTTCAGATTATCTAATAAACCTAGCTGAAAAACCAGCGTATCCTAAACCATTTGAGGATGATTTGTTAAATTTACAATTTAGAGATTTATTTTACACAAAAATCCCTAGAGCTTTAAGGTTTAATGATCGAATATCGATGACTTATGGTACTGAATTAAGGGAGCCTTTCTTAGATTATAGATTGGTAGAGTTGGCTTTTTCTCAACCAATTGAGTATAAAATTAAGGCTGGAGTTCAAAAAAGCATGTTACGAGAAATCGTATCAGAGTATTTAAGTGACTCAATCAGTTACGCACCAAAAAGACCCCTACAAACACCCCAAAGAGAATGGTTATGTAAAGAATTAAAAGACTTTGTATGGCAAGAAATAAATGATATTGAACATTCAAAATTTGCAAACTGGTTTGATATTAAATCATTGAAGCAAGAATACAATAGCTTTTTAGAAGGAGATAATGATTCAAGCTTTCATATCTGGCAATGGATAAATTTTAATATGTTGAATAAATAAGATGAAGATATTGTTTTTAGTACCTGATGGTGTAGGAATACGAAACTATTTGTATTCAGATTTAATTCCTGAATTAAGAAGTTGTAATGCAGAAATTTGTTTGTATCACAAAGTGTCTAAATCTGCGATAAAAGAAATCGAAATTGTTCATAAAATTAAAATTGAAAACAAAGAAATTTCTGATTTAAATGAAACTTTCTATTTAAAGTTTCTTAGAGAATCGACAGCTTATGCGCGATTGATTTACTTTAAAGATTTTTTAAAAAATAAAACAATACTTAATTTTTGGGGTAAAAATCCTACATCTTTTAAGCTAAAAGCATTCTATTTTTCATGCAAAACATTGGGAACTTATTTATCTAAAAATTACAATTTACTTAGGAGGTATGAATTAAAATATGAAGAAAAAATAAAAACAACAAAGGCATATCAAAAAGCAAAAGAAGATTTAAAGATATTACAGCCAGATTTTATTATCAACCTTCACCAAAGAGCGCCAATAACTACACCAGTAATACTAGCAGCACAAGAATTAAGAATTAAAAACAGTACCGTGATTTTTTCTTGGGACAATATTCCTAAAGGAAGATTAATCTGTAGACCAGATATGTATTTTGTTTGGTCAGAGTTAATGAAAAAACAACTATGTCTTTTATACAAAGAAATTTCTCCTGAGAGTGTATATATTGTTGGTTCACCTCAATTCGAATTTTATAAAAAGAAAGAGTTTCAACAAAGTAAAGAAGCCTTTTTTCGTCAGTATAAGTTAGATACCTCCAAAAAAACGATTTGTTTTTCTGGTGATGATAAATTAACAACACCCTATGATCAATTTTTTTTAGAAGATTTATGTTCTTCTATACAAGAGTTTCCAAAAAATGAACGTCCCCAGATTATTTTTAGAAGATGTCCTGTTGATTTTAGCGATCGGTATGATTTCGTTTTAGAAAAGTATAAAAATGATATTGTTATTGTTAATCCAGATTGGCGAGTAGAAACCCCTTCTCAAGAAACAAATTTTACAATGATATATCCTGCCTATACTGATATTTCTCTTTTAGTGAATACTTGTTTGCATTCTGATGTTGTTGTAAATCTAGGAAGCACTATGGCTCATGATTTTGCCGTTTTTGACAAACCATGTTTGTATGTAAATTATAATCCAAAGCGTGATGAAAATTGGTCAGTTGAGATGCTTTATCAATTTGAACATTTTAAAAGTATGGAAAACCTTGATGCCGTTGGTTGGGTTAATACACCTTCAGAACTTTACCCATTATTAAAAATAGCTTTAAGCACGCCTGATTTGATTGCTAAAGAAAGAAAGCAATGGTTAAAAAAAATAATACAACATCCTCTTGAGAAAAATTCAATAAATTTAGCAACCCAAATTTTAGAAAAATGCACATCTGCTTCTTAACACATGAATTTCCTACAAAAAATTTGAACGGTGGAGGAATCGGTTCTTTCGTTAAGTTTTTAGGAGAAAAACTAGTTGAGAATGACATCGTGGTTTCTGTAATTGGTTTTTACAATGTGCCCTCAGAACAATTAGAGAGCGTTGATGGAATTAGTGTTTATAGGTTGCCAAGGTCTCGATGGAAGTTTGCGAGGTTTTATGATAACACAAAACGTCTTTTAAAAAAGATAGACGAAATAAATGAGATTAATACAATAGATATTGTTGAAGGTAGTGAATTAAATTTTGCTTTTTTTTCTAAAAAAACACCCTATAAAAAAATAATTAGATTACATGGCGGACATCATTTTTTTGCAAAAGAATTAGGAAAAAAACCAGCTCTTTGGAGAGGGTATCAGGAAAAAGCATCCTTTTCCAGGGCGGATGGTTTTATTGCGGTTAGTAATTATGTAGGAACTCAAACAAAAAAATATTTAAATTTAAATTTTAAATTCACAACCATCTATAATTCAGTAGATTTTACAAAGTTTAAACGGAATACTTCTACTAAACTTAAAAAGAATACTTTATTGTTTGTTGGCACTATTTGTGAAAAAAAGGGAGTTCGACAGTTGGTGCAAGCAATTCCAATGATAAAAAAACAATTTCCAGATGTTGTTTTAAATATCATAGGTAGAGATTGGAAGTTTCTAGACGGAAGTTCATACATAGAATATTTAAAAAGTTTTGTTTTACAAGAAGATAAAGAATCTATACATATAATTGGACCAAAACCTCATTCAGAAATACCTTTATATATAGCAGAGGCTGATGTTTGTGTATATCCATCTCATATGGAAGCAATGCCAATCGCATGGATTGAGGCGTTGGTAATGGGGAAAAAAGTTGTTGCCAGTCGAATAGGTCCAGCATTAGAGCTTATTAAAGACAAAGAAACAGCTTTGTTAGTAGATCCGTATTCTTCAGAGGATATTGCCAATAAAATTATTGAGGTGTTAAGCAATGCTAAAGAAGCCCAAATAAGAGCAGACAATTCAAGTAAAGATATGTTGCTAAGGTTTAACCCAGAAGAGATCGTATTTCAAAATATTAATTTTTATAAATCTATGTTATAAACATATATGAAATTTGGAATTATAACACATGTAGAGCATAAAATAAAAGGCAAAGATCTATTTGCTTATGAACCTTATGTAAGAGAAATGAATTTATGGGCAAAATATGTCGATGAAATTATAATTCTAGCACCAAAATCAAAAGAAAAAAAAATAACAAATATTGAAACACCATATAGGCATTCAAAAATAAAATTTATTGAGATTCCGAGTTTTAACTTAACAACTTTTAACAATAGTCTTATATCACTTAAAGTAATTCCAAAAATTTGTATTCAAATTTATAAAGTGATGAAATCAGCAGATCACATTCATTTGCGTTGCCCAGGAAATATAGGTTTATTAGGTTGTTTTGTTCAAATATTTTTTCCGTCAAAACCAAAAACAGTAAAATATGCTGGTAATTGGGATCCAAAAAGCAAACAACCGCTAAGTTATAGACTTCAAAAGTGGATTTTATCAAATACTTTTTTAACTAAAAATTGTAAGGTTTTGATCTATGGAGAATGGAAAAATCAGTCTAAAAATAGTATTCCTTTTTTTACAGCATCTTACTCAGATAATGAAATTATAGCTATTGAAGCTAAAAATTTTAAGAGTAAGATTAGATTGTTATTTGTTGGTAATTTTAGTATTGGTAAACAGCCATTATTAACTGTTAAGGTTGCAGAAATACTAATAAATAAAGGGTATGACATTCAGTTAGATATGTTTGGTGATGGAGCAAGATTTAATATTGTTAAAGAGTATATTTTAAAAAATAAATTGAGTGAAAATGTTCTATTACATGGCAATCAGCCAAAAGAAGTTGTAAAAAAGGCTTTTCAAGAAAGTCATTTTTTAGTTTTCATTTCTAAATCAGAAGGTTGGCCAAAAGTGGTTGCAGAAGCCATGTTTTGGGGTTGCTTGCCAATTGCATCAAAAGTTTCTTGTGTTCCATTTATGTTAGGAGAAGGAGAAAGAGGAAGTATTGTAAATGAAGATTTAGAAGAAATTGTTTTTGAATTAGAGACATACATAAATCAAAAAAATAGGTATCTTGAAAAAGTAGTGAGTGCAAAAAAATGGTCTCAGAAATTTACCTTAGAAAAATTTGAAAAAGAAATTAAAAACTTTTTGTAATTGAATAAAATTGCTGTCATACAAATTATTGATTCACTCAGTGCGGGAGGGGCTGAAGTCTTGGCTGTCAATATAGCAAATGAGTTGGCTAAAAATGATGATGTGCATTCTTATTTATGCACAACTAGGGAAGAGGGCATTTTAAAAAAACAGCTGTCAGACAAAGTCTCCTACTTATTTTTAAAGCGTAAAAAGACGATAGATTTATCCTCAATTTATACATTACGACGATTTATAAAGAAGAATAATATTCAAATTATACACGCACATTCTTCTTCACTTTTAATAGCTGTTTTTGTTAAGCTTAGCTTTCCGAAAATTAAAATAGTATGGCATGATCATTATGGCAAAAATCTAAGTAAGCGTCCTTTATTTCCTGTAAAGCAAGCTTCTTTTTTTATAAATCATATTTTTGCTGTTAATTATCAGCTTTTGAGTTGGGATTCTAAAAACCTCTTTTGTAAAAAAATAACTGTTCTGAATAATTTTCCATCATTTAATAATGAAAACCTACAAACAAACTTGTTTGGTAATCATGGAAAAAGAATTGTTTGTATGGCTGCTTTTAGACCTCAAAAAGATCATATAAATTTATTAGAGGCTTTTCGTATTTTTAACGAAGATTACCCCGATTGGTCACTTCACTTGATAGGTAATGATCATGAAGATGCATACTCTTTGATGTTAAAGAACTACATCAAAATTAATAACCTTGTAAATAAAGTGTATATATATGGAGTTAAATCAGATATTAAGCATATTTTGTCACAAGCAAGTTTAGGTGTTTTATCATCAAAATCAGAAGGCCTTCCTATTGCTCTTTTAGAGTATGGATTGGCCCATTTACCAGTTCTGGTTACTGATGTTGGAGCTTGTTCACTTGTCGTAAAGAAAAAGGAGGCTTTGGTGCCTCCAGAAAACAGTGAATTATTTGCAAAATCTTTGGTAAAATTGATAAGCAATCAAGGCCTTTTAAATGAAGTTGCAGATAATCTCTCTAAAGAAGTGAATAAAAAATACAATAAAAAATCTATAATCAAGGAAGTGATTAGAGTCTATAAAATTTATGTTTAATTATATATCAAATAACAGATTATTTTTTATTGTTGCCCACCTAATTATTGGGTATTTGGCTACTTTCGATGTTTTTGCAAAACCATTTGGGTTTACTACAATTATAGTAGGGATTTTGGTGGTTCTTTTCACGTCCAACAAAAACGAAGAAGCATTTAAAGCATCATGCTATATTGTTGGAGTAGGTGTTTTTGCCAGGATGATTAGTGGGTTTCCAACCTATGAAGCGGGTAAATATGCCATTATGATTTTTTTAATTCTCGGTGTATTTGTGGGTGAAGTTAAACAGAAGTTTTCTTTATCATTTGTTTTTTATTTACTTTTATTACTCTTGGGGATTGTTTTAACCGAAGTTCCTGTAGGAGAGTCTATTAGAAAAGCAATTGCATTTAATTTAACAGGTCCATTTTTATTAGGTATATCGGCTCTTTATTTTTTTAAGAGAGTGATGACAATAGAACAAGTTTACCAAGGGCTTTTCATAATGTTATTACCTCTTTTTTCTTTAGTCACTTATCTTTATTTTGTAACACCAAATTTAGAGGATATCATTTTTGGAGGGGGAGCTAATTTTGATACTTCTGGAGGTTTTGGTCCTAATCAAGTCGCAACAGCTATTGGAATTGGAATCTTTATTATTGCGATTAATATTCTGACTAAAAGAAAAATCACTGGGTTTATTGCTTTAGATATTATTTTTTTAATGTATTTTATTTACCGAGGATTATTAACTTTTTCTCGTGGTGGAATATTGACAGGAGCTGCAGCCATATTGGTTTTTGCCTTTTTTTATATCTTAAATCAAAAGGCTTCTTTTAAATTGTTAGTTAGGTATTCTGGAGTGACAATTTTTGCTTTAATTGGAATTTGGTTATACACTTCAAATGTAACGGGAGGGATGCTTTATAATAGATACGCAGGAAAGAATGCATTAGGAGTAAAGAAGAAAGATATAACATCAGGTAGAGCTCTTTTATTACAAGAACAAATGTCAAGTTTTATCTATAACCCTATGGGTATTGGTGTTGGAAATGGTAAATATAAAAGAGAGTTAAGTGAGAAAAGCGTAACTGCGGCTTCTCATAATGAAATAGGTAGATTGTTGGAAGAACACGGTTTAATCGGTCTGATATTATTAATTCTTTTACTTTTTATTCCATTAGAAAATATTTGGTTTTCAAATAATTATCAGCGTGCTTTTTTAATCTCATTTTATGTTTTTTGGTTTTTCACAATAAATCATTCTGCAATGCGGATTGCCTTTTCAGGTTTTGTATACGCGCTTAGTCTAATTAAAATTCAAATAAGTGAAGATGACTAAGTCTGTTTTGTACATTGGTAATAATTTGTCAAAAAAATCTGGTTACCCAACCACTCTAGAGACCTTGAGTGATCGCCTTGTTCAAGAAGGTTATAAACTTTATAAGTTTTCTGACAAGGAGAATAAGTTGATTCGACTTTTGGATATGTGTTGGGCAGTTATAAGACTTCGGAAAGATATTGATTATGTAATGATAGATACCTTTAGTACCACAAATTTTTATTTTTCTTGGCTAACTTCGCAAATTGCTCGTTTGTATAAATTGAGGTACATCCCTATATTACATGGAGGAAATTTACCACAAAGATTGGATAAAAGCCCAAGGCTTTCTAAGCAACTTTTTCAAAATTCATACATGAATATTGCTCCATCTAATTATTTAAAATATGAATTTGAGCAAAGAGGCTTTCAAGCAGAATTGATACCAAATATAGTAGAAGTTGAACAATTAAAATTTAAACATAGAAAGAATTTGACTCCAAGTTTGTTGTGGGTTAGGTCTTTTAGAACGCTGTACAATCCCATGATGGCAATTGAGGTTTTACATCATCTAACTAAGGAGTACCCTAAAGCAAGACTTTGTATGGTTGGACCAGTAAACGATAGTTCTTTTGACTTAGTTTTAGAATTAGTTAAAAAATATGATTTAAAAAATAATGTTGAATTTACTGGAATTTTATCTAAAGAAGATTGGTTTAAAAAAGCTGAAGAATTTGATTTTTTTATTAATACAACAAATTTTGATAACACACCCATTAGTATTCTAGAGGCAATGGGACTTGGTTTAGTTATTGTAAGCACCAATGCAGGAGGTATGCCATATTTAATTGAAAATGGTCATGATGGAGTATTAGTAGATAAAGGAGATTCAGAACAAATGGCTGCAGAAATCATAAAATTAATAAGAGGCGAGAAGTTAGAGATTAGTGTAAATGCAAGAGAGAAAGTAATGCGATTTGGTTGGGGTTTTATTAGAAATCAATGGATAAAAGTTTTGCGTTAATTATGGTTAGAAATGTTCTTTTAGAAAAATTAATTTTACCCTTTGGCGACCTTATCTTTAATACGAACTTTGTTAAGCAAATTAAATTTTGGAGAAAATTTGACAGTTATACTGAGTTAGAGCTTCAACAATATCAAGAATTACAATTAAGAAAGCAACTTTTATACGCTATTGAAAACCTTGAAAAGTATAAGGATATTCAAGTAAGTTCTTCAGAGTCTACTTTTAATTTATTATCAAGATTTCCAATTTTAACTAAAGATGATTTAAAAGAGAACCCAGAAAAACTAATTATTAAAAATAACAAAAAGGCATTTAAAATATTTAGCAGTGGATCTACAGGGAAGAGTACTGCTGTTGAAATGGATAAAATAGATTTGATATCTCTTCAGGCACTTTCTTTTCATCTGTATGAATTATGTGGTTTTAAAATGGGTGCACCTGTTTTGCAAACAGGAATCTCTCCCAATAGGACTTTTTTTAAAAAACTAAAAGATATTTTTTTAGGTGTGCTATATGTGCCTGTGTTTTCATTAGGAAAATCAGAGTTAAATACTATTTGTAAAAAGTTAGTATCCAAATCTAATTTTGTGATCATTGGATATCCATCATCTATTAATATAATTGCTTTACACGCTATTAAAAATAACTATAAAATTGAGCTAAAAACAGTAATTTGTTTGGGTGATTCATTGTTTGAACAATACAGAAGTAATATAAAAAGGGCTTTTAATTGTGAGGTTTATGAAACTTATGGTTCTTCAGAAGGTTTTCAGATTGGTTTTCAAGTAGATTTAGATTATATGTATCAATACAGTCCTCAAGTTTATTTAGAGTTGTTAGATGCGGATGGGTTTCCTGTTAAAGATGGTGAAATAGGCCAAGTTGTTGTAACTAGATTAGACAACAAACACATGCCTTTGATAAGGTATAATGTTGGAGATTTAGCTGTCAAATTGCCTAAGTCTAGGTATCCAAAAAGAAGAAAATTTAATTTTCCACTGCTAG contains:
- a CDS encoding glycosyltransferase family 4 protein, with protein sequence MTKSVLYIGNNLSKKSGYPTTLETLSDRLVQEGYKLYKFSDKENKLIRLLDMCWAVIRLRKDIDYVMIDTFSTTNFYFSWLTSQIARLYKLRYIPILHGGNLPQRLDKSPRLSKQLFQNSYMNIAPSNYLKYEFEQRGFQAELIPNIVEVEQLKFKHRKNLTPSLLWVRSFRTLYNPMMAIEVLHHLTKEYPKARLCMVGPVNDSSFDLVLELVKKYDLKNNVEFTGILSKEDWFKKAEEFDFFINTTNFDNTPISILEAMGLGLVIVSTNAGGMPYLIENGHDGVLVDKGDSEQMAAEIIKLIRGEKLEISVNAREKVMRFGWGFIRNQWIKVLR
- a CDS encoding phenylacetate--CoA ligase family protein, whose amino-acid sequence is MDKSFALIMVRNVLLEKLILPFGDLIFNTNFVKQIKFWRKFDSYTELELQQYQELQLRKQLLYAIENLEKYKDIQVSSSESTFNLLSRFPILTKDDLKENPEKLIIKNNKKAFKIFSSGSTGKSTAVEMDKIDLISLQALSFHLYELCGFKMGAPVLQTGISPNRTFFKKLKDIFLGVLYVPVFSLGKSELNTICKKLVSKSNFVIIGYPSSINIIALHAIKNNYKIELKTVICLGDSLFEQYRSNIKRAFNCEVYETYGSSEGFQIGFQVDLDYMYQYSPQVYLELLDADGFPVKDGEIGQVVVTRLDNKHMPLIRYNVGDLAVKLPKSRYPKRRKFNFPLLEKVIGRNTDIVLLRDGRKMIVHSFTGVFEYINEIKQFRILQKNRDGIEIEYIPATNFKGSVLNEARIKLQEYIQDEKFLIIFKEVDEIKSLKSGKTQIIESLINEGHEEE